In Molothrus aeneus isolate 106 chromosome 4, BPBGC_Maene_1.0, whole genome shotgun sequence, the following are encoded in one genomic region:
- the C4H4orf54 gene encoding uncharacterized protein C4orf54 homolog, with the protein MQLEHEFKMERGEITDTSYTGPGAGREPEPTGGSAGRERHREGGVQRQNSRHSEGGSDCAAAPAEDAGEGGGGRSPASKASTPREGNRSLDRALSEELCEVKRSASEAIKATFLRSQNSAFRSWKEREAERKEERAPIGKLKLSPKNDWRADLGEISAGKSTKMSRLFVPAIQHTPREKDPGKRATKCSAAAAAAAVSSAAATSPPAAKPKAPEIKISLGSVQQPRDAAFSIAQLLTPQIAGRPPEEGRGQPLKPLKAGDGTDKVPQFLVRDVRDSKYRAQGILHQVRDVRKLIKSSYSADSGDNSSDKGSGASEQGGPEQKPRQQLVIAGVPRSLSPVVITCQAVGHTGTKPTEGGAKAAGRAPACPPEGTVLVHRTSGRLPVATIAPNKSDARQPAVLKIVSKSSAPWRHQPPPPPPPPERGRGPEEDPREESKAAPVQNALEKLTAAVRSMEELYSFNKREWKRKSDPLPITDSHVLSLIASQERGAGSRPAAAAAAPPPPPPADKAEEPSGKGPSSERLPRRPSNSAADKVSAKAAAFESLARQRQRCPPPPRAEPPAAPRALLTLRGAGGAAAPAPAKLPPEGGPRGPAPPRSPRLPAGGGGGDAERGPDCGNYLSLPLKAAAEPGSPPSAGATEGGGIRPSPVSASAAAAALCGLQPFGVAKPPGSPRPPPGPPPAEEPPAAAPPPAEGAPAALYRPPLPFAALPGAAPPPLLCFSPSVPAAATAAEPFPQTQRKVLLDVSTGQYYLVDTPVQQPLKRRLFDPETGQYVEVPVPQQPAVAPVPLPLSPLALSAGAYGATYMLYPGLLPAATVLPAGALQRPLSHSGSDGSAPAEPGSPAAPEAAFADSPYYVATSKGPPPPRHGPAEAKPVISITAPATGPRIVAPPSFDGTTMRFVVEHR; encoded by the coding sequence ATGCAGCTGGAGCACGAGTTCAAGATGGAGCGGGGCGAGATCACCGACACCTCCTACACCGGGCCGGGCGCGGGCCGGGAGCCCGAACCCACCGGCGGCAGCGCCGGCCGGGAGCGGCATCGGGAGGGCGGCGTGCAGCGGCAGAACTCCCGGCACTCGGAAGGCGGCTCGGACtgcgccgcggcgccggcggagGATGCGGGCGAGGGCGGCGGGGGCCGCTCCCCGGCCTCCAAGGCGTCGACGCCCCGCGAGGGGAACCGCAGCCTGGACCGGGCGCTGTCCGAGGAGCTGTGCGAGGTGAAGCGCAGCGCCTCGGAGGCCATCAAGGCCACCTTCCTCCGCAGCCAGAACAGCGCTTTCAGGTCCTGGAAGGAGCGGGAGGcggaaaggaaggaggagagggcGCCCATCGGCAAGCTGAAACTTTCTCCCAAGAACGACTGGCGAGCCGACCTGGGTGAGATCTCTGCCGGCAAGTCCACCAAGATGTCCCGCCTATTCGTCCCCGCCATTCAGCACACCCCTCGGGAGAAGGATCCCGGCAAGAGGGCGACCAAGTGctccgccgcggccgccgccgccgccgtgtCCTCGGCCGCCGCCACCTCGCCCCCCGCCGCCAAGCCCAAAGCGCCCGAGATCAAGATCAGCCTGGGCAGCGTGCAGCAGCCCCGGGACGCCGCTTTCAGCATCGCGCAGCTGCTGACGCCGCAGATCGCAGGCCGGCCGCcggaggagggcagggggcagcCGCTCAAGCCTCTCAAGGCCGGCGACGGCACCGACAAAGTGCCGCAGTTCCTGGTGCGCGATGTGAGGGACAGCAAGTACAGAGCCCAGGGGATCCTCCACCAGGTGCGGGACGTGCGGAAGCTCATCAAAAGCTCCTACAGCGCCGACTCGGGAGATAACAGCAGCGACAAGGGCAGCGGCGCCTCCGAGCAAGGCGGCCCGGAGCAGAAGCCCCGGCAGCAGCTGGTCATCGCCGGGGTGCCCCGGTCGCTCTCCCCCGTGGTCATCACCTGCCAGGCGGTCGGCCACACCGGCACCAAGCCCACCGAGGGGGGGGCCAAGGCGGCGGGCAGGGCGCCCGCCTGCCCCCCGGAGGGCACCGTGCTGGTGCACCGCACCTCGGGCAGGCTGCCAGTGGCCACCATCGCCCCCAACAAGAGCGATGCTCGCCAGCCGGCTGTGCTCAAGATCGTTTCCAAATCCTCCGCGCCCTGGCGGCaccagccgccgccgccgccgccgccccccgagAGGGGCCGGGGACCGGAGGAGGACCCGCGGGAGGAGAGCAAGGCAGCGCCGGTGCAGAACGCTCTGGAGAAGCTGACGGCGGCGGTGCGGAGCATGGAGGAGCTCTACAGCTTCAACAAGCGCGAGTGGAAGCGCAAGAGCGACCCTCTGCCCATCACCGACAGCCACGTGCTCTCCCTTATCGCCAGCCAGGAGCGGGGCGCCGGCTCCCgacccgccgccgccgccgccgctccgcccccgccgccgccggcggACAAGGCGGAGGAGCCGTCGGGCAAGGGCCCGAGCAGCGAGCGGCTGCCCCGCCGCCCCTCCAACAGCGCCGCCGACAAGGTCTCGGCCAAGGCGGCCGCCTTCGAGAGCCTGGCCCGGCAGCGGCAGcgctgcccgccgccgccccgcgccgagccccccgccgccccccgcgccctCCTCACGCtccgcggggcgggcggagccGCGGCCCCCGCGCCCGCCAAGCTCCCCCCCGAGGGCGGCCCGCGGGGCCCGGCACCGCCGCGCTCCCCTCGGCTgcccgcgggcggcggcggcggcgatgCGGAGCGCGGCCCCGACTGCGGGAACTATCTGTCGCTGCCGCTGAAGGCGGCCGCCGAGCCCGGCTCCCCCCCGTCCGCGGGGGCCACGGAGGGCGGCGGCATCCGCCCCAGCCCGGTGTCGGCgtcagcggcggcggcggcgctgtgCGGCCTGCAGCCCTTCGGCGTCGCCAAGCCCCCCGGCAGCCCCAGACCGCCGCCCGGACCCCCGCCCGCCGAGgagccccccgccgccgccccgccgcccgccgagGGTGCGCCCGCCGCCCTGTACCGCCCGCCGCTGCCCTTCGCCGCCCTGCCCggcgccgcgccgccgccgctgctctGCTTCTCGCCCTCCGTGCCCGCCGCGGCCACCGCGGCCGAGCCCTTCCCGCAGACGCAGCGCAAGGTGCTGCTGGACGTGAGCACCGGGCAGTACTACCTGGTGGACACGCCCGTGCAGCAGCCCCTCAAGCGGCGCCTCTTCGACCCCGAGACCGGGCAGTACGTGGAGGTGCCGGTGCCCCAGCAGCCGGCCGTGGCTCCCGTCCCGCTGCCTCTCTCGCCCCTCGCCCTCAGTGCCGGTGCCTACGGCGCCACGTACATGCTGTACCCCGGGCTCCTGCCCGCCGCCACCGTGCTGCCCGCCGGCGCCCTGCAGCGCCCGCTGTCTCACTCGGGCAGCGATGGCAGCGCCCCCgcagagcctggcagccccGCCGCGCCAGAGGCGGCTTTCGCCGACAGCCCCTACTACGTGGCCACCAGCAAGGGCCCGCCGCCGCCACGGCACGGGCCGGCCGAGGCGAAGCCGGTCATCAGCATCACAGCGCCGGCCACCGGGCCGCGGATCGTCGCGCCGCCCTCCTTCGACGGCACCACCATGCGCTTCGTGGTGGAGCACCGGTGA